The Mauremys mutica isolate MM-2020 ecotype Southern unplaced genomic scaffold, ASM2049712v1 000472F_np12_subseq_323865:371407_obj, whole genome shotgun sequence sequence TGTCTGCAGCCACATTTCGGGCTTTCCCTTCTGCCgctgcctctctgctccctctccgGGCCGGTGTATATCGAAGTCATTCGTTTTAATCCCCTAACATTCGTTCCCATTCTGCCGGTTTCACGTCCAATTAGGCGTTGGGACGGGactgctggtgtgtgtggggggtgggtgatCACTTGCTGCCTTGAATGaatcacttaaaaataaacaaaatccccctccccctaaATCTAAGTCAATACGTTTTCCCAGCATTGGATCCCAATATTTTGGCTGCAGACGAGACAATGAAGCCCGTTTGTCTGGACCAGGGCAGCCTTTAGCCAGCGCTGGGGTGAAGTTTGATTCACATTTGCGAGGAGGACACTCCAGCTATTTTGTGTAATTACCATGGAAGCTGCTTAATGCGCTGACCCCTTTTAGATAAACTCATTTGCTTGGCTCACGCTTCCTTCTGCTCCCTGGCGAGCTGGGAGCCTGAGGGGCAGGTCAGTAATCTCCCTCGCTCCTAATCCCCTGCAATGGCATTAGACAGGGGAGAAGGTTCAAGTGTATTGGTCGATCCAGCGCATTTAAAAATAACCCGGGGCCCAAAGTCTGGGAGCAAACCCGACAACTTTCGGCTGCTGGTGCATTTCCTAAACCGTCTCTCGTTTGGTAGGGCTCGTTCGGGCTGGCGAACGGGAACCCTGTCAATTAAATACAGGTGGCCCCGTGTCACCGCAGGATTACTGCCAGCCTCAGACAGACAGTGAGTTTATTTAACCTGCCGGTCGGGTAAGTCCCTTCACGGTTATCTAAAGTGGAGCAGTCAGGTTAGCCGGTTATTTACTGAGTCGCTCCTCTAAGGTGTAAATGCAACTCCAGGCAGCGCTAATTAAAGCCTATTTTCCTTTCCTCCAAAGCTGGACAAATGCAGCAGGTACCTAGCCGAGGTGCTATTTAACACAGAGCCGGGGCTAGTTGAGAGTGAGAAACCGAGCGGCTGAAACGTGGGAGATTAAAAATAGAGGAAAAAATCCCActaacaactgaaaaaaaaaatccccaacacGTTATGAAGGGCTGTCGGGTTTAATGCCCTCCACTGCTGCTCAGAAATGCCAGGTGACCAGGCAGGGTTGAGATCCAAAAGGAGAAATCTGAGCCCAAACAGGGGCggtttgttttcatttctgaCTCTGCTATTTCCAGCTGTAACTAAATGCACCGAGAGATTCCTTGGTGACCTACAGAAGCGCCTTGTGTCGCTCGTTAATATTTTATATTCGcgattctcttcctctctctgtgcccaCCAAGTGCAGTAATTGTGGTAGATGTAAAATGACATTTTGGCCCGTATTCTCAGGTCTGCATTGGTCTGGAGCCGCAGACAGATCCTGGAATAatagagggaggggaagagagatctTAACTCGCAGCAAAACCTTTCAAGCCACAAAGAATAGCGGCAGCCTCTCAACCCATCTCCTTGTACCATCCGGCGCCCAGGGAATGTTCTGCCTGTGCAATGCCCCTGCCGCGGTACAGAGAGGGATGCAGGGCTGCTGCTAAGACTGAATTTGACCAGGTAGGGGAGATCTGCTGCGGCACAAAAGGCCAAACGATGCCCAGGCCGCCTTCGCTGGTGGAGTTCGCCCGGCCTCCTGGCTGGCCGCTTTCCCCCACGAGCACCGGGCTCGCTTTGCACGCCAGGGCCGCGGCGGCGTGGCTAACCTCTGCCTTTTGTTGTGTTCTTGTTTTGCAGGATTGTTTTGGGGGGGATGGAGGCGATTGCCAGTCAGATGGGCACGGGGAGAGACTCAAGCTCCTCCCCGAATTCAAAGCAAGAGCTGCAGCCCTACTCGGGCGCCAATCCCCTCAAGCCCAACCAAGTGGGTGAGACCTCCCTGTACGGCGTGCCCATAGTGCCCCTGGTCATCGACGGCCAGGAGCGCCTGTGCGTGGCGCAGatctccaacaccctgctcaagaACTACAGCTACAATGAGATCCACAACCGGCGGGTGGCGCTGGGCATCACCTGCGTGCAGTGCACCCCGGTGCAGCTGGAGATCCTGCGGCGGGCCGGGGCCATGCCCATCTCGTCCCGGCGCTGCGGCATGACCACCAAGCGGGAGGCGGAGCGGCTCTGCAAGTGCTTCCTGGGCGAGCACAAGCTGCCGGAGAACTTCGCCTTCGACGTGGTGCACGAGTGCGCCTGGGGCTCGCGGGGCAGCTTCATCCCGGCCCGCTACAACAGCTCCCGGGCCAAGTGCAACAAGTGCGGCTACTGCAGCATGTACTTCTCGCCCAACAAGTTCATCTTCCACTCCCACCGCACGCCGGACTCCAAGTACACCCAGCCCGACGCCGCCAACTTCAACTCCTGGCGCCGCCACCTCAAGCTGAGCGACAAGACGGCCACGGACGAGCTGAGCCAGGCCTGGGAGGATGTCAAGGCCATGTTCAACTGCGGCACCCGCAAGCGGACCTTCTCCCTGCACGGGGTGGCCGCCGCCGGTGCCTCCGCGGCCGCCAAGGCAGCCCTGCACCCGCCGCCGCCCGGCGGAGCCGAGCTGGCCCCGGTGCACAAGAGCTGCAGCGGCGAGGAGGCGCCCGGGGAGCGCGGCGCGCTGAGCTTGGCCGGGGCTCACGGCGGGCCCGGCGCGGTGCGCAGCTACCCGGTCATCCCGGTGCCCAGCAAAGGCTTCGGGATGCTGCAGAAGCTGCCGCCGCCGCTCTTCCCGCACCCCTACGGCTTCCCGGCCTCTGCCTTCGGGCTCTGCCCCAAGAAGCAGGAGGACTCGCTGGGCGGAGCCGGCGGGGGCGAGCCGGGCAAAGGGGGCGCCCTGCCGCCGGACATGTTCTGGGGCCACCCGCACCAACCCCAGCAGCCGCCGCAGCAGGCCGGCGCCGGCAAGGACAGCGGCGTCTACCCGCCCTTCCCCATGTTCTGGCCGGCCGCCGGCAGCCTGCCCGTGCCGCCCTACCCGGCCCAGAGCCAGGCCAAAGCGGCCGCCACCGCCGACCCGCCGGGCCTGGGCGGCCGCCACAGCGAGCTGGAGGGCTCGGAGCCGTCGGGGAGCGGGCGCAGCAGCGCCACCCCGCAGGAGGGCTCCGGGGCGGACGGCGAGCGCTGCTCCAGCGCCCTCTCCAGGGCGGCCGCCGAGGAGGAGCGGTCCGGAGACGAGGcgctgctgccgccgctgcccctgcccctgcccaggaagGGCAGCTACCTGTCCGCCTTCCGCCCCGTGGTGAAGGACGCAGAGAGCATCGCCAAGCTGTACGGCACCCGGGAGGCCGGGGCCGGCTACCTGTCCCCGGACTTCCTCAGCGAGGGCAGCTCCAGCTACTGCTCCCTCTCGCCGGGCGCCGACACGGCCGACGAGCCCGAGGTCGAGGTGGAGTCCAACCGCTTCCCCGAGgacaaggaggaggaggcggcggcggccgtCGAGGAGGCGGAGCAGCCGCCGCTGCTGCCCAGGGCGAAGGAGCTGCCGCCGTCTCGGGCCGAGGAGAAAGGCGGCGATCAGGGGC is a genomic window containing:
- the LOC123357278 gene encoding SKI family transcriptional corepressor 1-like; its protein translation is MEAIASQMGTGRDSSSSPNSKQELQPYSGANPLKPNQVGETSLYGVPIVPLVIDGQERLCVAQISNTLLKNYSYNEIHNRRVALGITCVQCTPVQLEILRRAGAMPISSRRCGMTTKREAERLCKCFLGEHKLPENFAFDVVHECAWGSRGSFIPARYNSSRAKCNKCGYCSMYFSPNKFIFHSHRTPDSKYTQPDAANFNSWRRHLKLSDKTATDELSQAWEDVKAMFNCGTRKRTFSLHGVAAAGASAAAKAALHPPPPGGAELAPVHKSCSGEEAPGERGALSLAGAHGGPGAVRSYPVIPVPSKGFGMLQKLPPPLFPHPYGFPASAFGLCPKKQEDSLGGAGGGEPGKGGALPPDMFWGHPHQPQQPPQQAGAGKDSGVYPPFPMFWPAAGSLPVPPYPAQSQAKAAATADPPGLGGRHSELEGSEPSGSGRSSATPQEGSGADGERCSSALSRAAAEEERSGDEALLPPLPLPLPRKGSYLSAFRPVVKDAESIAKLYGTREAGAGYLSPDFLSEGSSSYCSLSPGADTADEPEVEVESNRFPEDKEEEAAAAVEEAEQPPLLPRAKELPPSRAEEKGGDQGPEKVNRPAPKGSPQRSSSRGGYEVGGSAGDPAPGWALSPRARGDGSAADPGPSPRGRPGPPAAQAVSWPGRC